The following are encoded in a window of Streptomyces sp. SAT1 genomic DNA:
- a CDS encoding phenylacetate--CoA ligase family protein → MFGTALSQLRYGMAVLRNSRIRPGDLERIARDLAATLEEFGAPGADSALLPGQAGQIDPEVRRTVTRRSLRATARAAAEHTAYYRHLFGELGLDPGTLDPYGDDGSGSGSWSRVPVTPKKALRGMPGAFVSAAARPALMALTTGTSGTPTAVWYSRAELDITIALSTISAALGMGLGPRDTLAYAGCSRATLPLLNAEESTTRVGASFVQFGTLEAAQALDRLAAPLGLPGKHGQISHLSTSASYLSALVHRAERDGWRPADFGLRSIGVGGEVLSRPLRERAEAVFGASVATSYLMTETLPSGGTPCDQGHLHHTAEFGHLEVLDPLTWEPTPPGGTGVIVHTPYVPYRECTLLLRYATGDLVRLPAAAPGCALAHLPATSEILGRWTGPLSAAVTTRDLLDLIEAEPEVPLPARYALTEQADGGALLHLLVPSLPAAALRARLEERAAAAGLPLAGLVLYDDRSAMPPTTALRADLREHSFETAARPSGGADRAARTPAVAARGGAPAAEEGSGA, encoded by the coding sequence TTGTTCGGCACCGCCCTCAGTCAGCTCCGGTACGGCATGGCCGTACTGCGCAACAGCCGGATCCGGCCCGGGGACCTGGAGCGGATCGCCCGTGACCTGGCCGCCACCCTGGAGGAGTTCGGCGCGCCGGGCGCCGACTCGGCGCTGCTGCCGGGGCAGGCGGGGCAGATCGACCCCGAGGTGCGGCGCACGGTCACCCGGCGGAGCCTGCGGGCCACCGCGCGGGCGGCGGCGGAGCACACCGCCTACTACCGGCACCTGTTCGGGGAGCTCGGCCTCGATCCCGGCACACTCGACCCGTACGGTGACGACGGCTCCGGGTCCGGCAGTTGGTCGCGGGTGCCCGTCACTCCCAAGAAGGCGCTGCGCGGCATGCCGGGCGCCTTCGTCTCGGCCGCGGCGCGGCCCGCGCTGATGGCGCTGACCACCGGGACCAGCGGCACACCCACCGCGGTCTGGTACTCACGGGCCGAACTCGACATCACCATCGCGCTCAGCACCATCTCGGCCGCCCTCGGCATGGGCCTGGGCCCGCGGGACACGCTCGCCTACGCCGGCTGTTCGCGCGCCACGCTGCCGCTGCTCAACGCCGAGGAGTCCACGACCCGGGTCGGCGCCTCCTTCGTCCAGTTCGGCACACTGGAGGCGGCGCAGGCGCTGGACCGGCTCGCCGCGCCGCTCGGGCTGCCGGGCAAGCACGGGCAGATCAGCCATCTCAGCACCTCGGCCTCGTATCTCTCCGCGCTGGTGCACCGGGCCGAGCGGGACGGCTGGCGGCCCGCCGACTTCGGGCTGCGCAGCATCGGGGTGGGCGGCGAGGTGCTGTCCCGGCCGCTGCGCGAGCGCGCCGAGGCCGTGTTCGGGGCGTCCGTCGCGACCTCGTACCTGATGACCGAGACGCTGCCCTCCGGGGGCACGCCGTGCGACCAGGGGCATCTGCACCACACCGCCGAGTTCGGGCATCTGGAGGTGCTCGACCCGCTGACCTGGGAGCCGACCCCGCCCGGCGGCACCGGCGTGATCGTGCACACCCCCTACGTCCCCTACCGGGAGTGCACCTTGCTGCTGCGCTACGCCACCGGCGACCTGGTCCGCCTGCCCGCCGCCGCGCCCGGCTGCGCGCTCGCCCATCTGCCCGCCACCTCGGAGATCCTGGGCCGCTGGACCGGCCCGCTCAGCGCCGCCGTCACCACCCGCGACCTGCTCGACCTCATCGAGGCGGAGCCCGAGGTGCCGCTGCCCGCCCGCTACGCGCTGACCGAACAGGCGGACGGCGGCGCGCTGTTGCACCTGCTCGTGCCGTCCCTGCCCGCGGCCGCGCTGCGCGCCCGGCTGGAGGAGCGCGCGGCGGCGGCGGGACTGCCGCTGGCGGGCCTGGTGCTGTACGACGACCGGTCGGCGATGCCGCCCACCACCGCGCTGCGCGCCGATCTGCGCGAGCACAGCTTCGAGACGGCGGCCCGGCCGTCCGGCGGCGCGGACCGGGCGGCGCGCACCCCGGCCGTGGCCGCGCGCGGCGGCGCACCGGCCGCCGAGGAGGGGAGCGGCGCGTGA
- a CDS encoding TerD family protein produces the protein MIKGANVSLAALSGDISSVIVGLGWGSPTGEGDADVSVLLLDANGKVRSDADFYFYNNPVAADGSVQLLGKTPTADGSEDRISFDLSAVPAEVDRVVVAASRYGRARFGELEGVRLTLADGSGEELLRFAVDGVDSVSALIFGELYRRGEDWKFRAVGQGYDSGLAGLATDFGVDIDDDADAVEAQEAQEAQAAQESQEAQEAVENMPGGGAAEAAVGGEAAVGIEDAGSGRGGENGRGGESAAASTEAPAPAPATGPVPVPAPAPASASAEPLAAVPAPRRPDDAVPDASGTRAPASARPRTAKKKVTLPKVVRKSLAENDSWRGARLFPVSALKSDRDRETRATSVLLSVMAQVPEFGRRLTAGFGAPAGRMETFTEVTLPHGDSPRRPDGVVRVERAGKLWTALVETKTNGNALRAEQVQAYMDIAARRGYEAVITLSNDVALEGSPLVDVKIDRRRKHKVALRHLSWAEVAHHAQLLIRHEGVGNAAHAWLLQELLHYLQHENSGCHGFQNMGPAWVPVRNGIDDETLCHGDPRALEVVESWERLIRQVCLGLGGELGHKVLPVQRTGRGTDPGERRGALADRLCRDGRLRAELRIEGTPGVLAVTADLRTGKLRTSIELPAPEQGYPLSWAKRLVRCLADAPADLHVETLVEGQSGGGPRGTLERLRPEPADLLPKDGGSRITGFRLSLLKSMGSTRGNAESGFIRSVDDAVHRFYTTVVVHVERAVPRQGAVAARKATAATAATTTATTAAAATAG, from the coding sequence ATGATCAAGGGCGCGAACGTGTCGCTGGCGGCCCTGAGCGGGGACATCAGCTCCGTGATCGTCGGTCTGGGCTGGGGGAGCCCGACCGGCGAGGGCGACGCGGACGTCTCGGTCCTGCTGCTCGACGCGAACGGCAAGGTCCGCAGCGACGCCGACTTCTACTTCTACAACAACCCGGTGGCCGCCGACGGAAGCGTGCAGCTGCTGGGCAAGACCCCGACCGCCGACGGCAGCGAGGACCGGATCAGCTTCGACCTGTCCGCCGTCCCGGCCGAGGTCGACCGCGTGGTCGTGGCGGCGAGCCGGTACGGCCGGGCCCGCTTCGGCGAACTCGAAGGCGTACGTCTGACCCTGGCGGACGGCTCCGGCGAGGAGCTGCTCCGCTTCGCGGTCGACGGCGTCGACTCGGTGAGCGCGCTCATCTTCGGCGAGCTGTACCGCCGGGGCGAGGACTGGAAGTTCCGCGCCGTCGGCCAGGGGTACGACAGCGGACTCGCCGGTCTGGCCACGGACTTCGGGGTCGACATCGACGACGACGCCGACGCGGTGGAGGCGCAGGAGGCGCAAGAGGCCCAGGCGGCCCAGGAGTCTCAGGAGGCGCAGGAGGCCGTCGAGAACATGCCGGGGGGCGGGGCTGCCGAGGCCGCCGTAGGGGGCGAGGCCGCCGTAGGGATCGAGGACGCCGGGAGCGGCCGGGGCGGGGAGAACGGCCGGGGCGGGGAGAGCGCGGCCGCGAGCACCGAGGCCCCGGCCCCGGCCCCGGCCACGGGCCCGGTCCCGGTCCCCGCTCCGGCTCCGGCCTCGGCCTCCGCGGAGCCGCTGGCAGCCGTCCCGGCCCCGCGCCGGCCGGATGACGCCGTGCCGGACGCGTCCGGCACCCGCGCCCCGGCCTCCGCCCGGCCGCGCACGGCGAAGAAGAAGGTCACCCTGCCCAAGGTGGTCAGGAAGTCCCTCGCCGAGAACGACTCCTGGCGGGGCGCCCGGCTCTTCCCGGTGTCCGCGCTCAAGAGCGACCGCGACCGCGAGACGCGCGCCACCTCGGTGCTGCTGTCGGTGATGGCCCAGGTGCCGGAGTTCGGCAGACGGCTCACCGCGGGGTTCGGCGCCCCGGCGGGCCGGATGGAGACCTTCACCGAGGTCACGCTGCCGCACGGCGACTCACCGCGCCGCCCCGACGGCGTCGTCCGGGTCGAGCGGGCCGGCAAGCTGTGGACGGCGCTGGTGGAGACCAAGACCAACGGCAACGCCCTCAGGGCCGAGCAGGTCCAGGCGTACATGGACATCGCCGCCCGCCGCGGCTACGAGGCCGTGATCACCCTCTCCAACGACGTGGCCCTGGAGGGCAGTCCGCTCGTCGACGTGAAGATCGACCGGCGCCGCAAGCACAAGGTGGCGCTCAGGCACCTGTCCTGGGCGGAGGTCGCCCACCACGCCCAACTGCTCATCCGGCACGAGGGCGTCGGCAACGCCGCCCACGCCTGGCTCCTCCAGGAACTGCTGCACTACCTCCAGCACGAGAACTCCGGCTGCCACGGCTTCCAGAACATGGGCCCCGCCTGGGTCCCCGTACGCAACGGCATCGACGACGAGACCCTGTGCCACGGCGACCCGCGCGCCCTGGAGGTGGTGGAGAGCTGGGAGCGGCTGATCCGGCAGGTGTGCCTCGGACTGGGCGGCGAACTCGGGCACAAGGTGCTGCCCGTCCAGCGGACCGGGCGCGGCACGGACCCGGGGGAGCGGCGCGGCGCCCTCGCCGACCGGCTCTGCCGGGACGGGCGGCTCCGGGCGGAGCTGCGCATCGAGGGGACGCCCGGTGTCCTCGCCGTCACCGCCGACCTGCGCACCGGAAAGCTGCGTACGTCCATCGAGCTGCCGGCCCCCGAGCAGGGCTACCCGCTGTCCTGGGCGAAGCGGCTCGTGCGGTGCCTGGCCGACGCACCGGCCGACCTCCATGTCGAGACCCTCGTCGAGGGGCAGTCGGGCGGCGGTCCCCGGGGCACGCTGGAGCGGCTGCGGCCCGAGCCCGCCGACCTGCTGCCGAAGGACGGCGGCAGCCGCATCACCGGCTTCCGGCTCTCCCTGCTCAAGAGCATGGGCAGCACGCGCGGCAACGCCGAGTCCGGCTTCATCCGCAGCGTCGACGACGCGGTGCACCGCTTCTACACCACCGTGGTCGTGCACGTGGAGCGGGCGGTTCCGCGCCAGGGCGCCGTTGCCGCCCGGAAGGCGACGGCCGCGACGGCGGCTACGACAACGGCCACGACGGCGGCCGCGGCGACGGCCGGCTGA
- a CDS encoding AAA family ATPase, giving the protein MTEPTTLPTDGPARRRPPAVARGALCDTVRAQLTDRGGVLLTGPAGIGRTTVVTELVTEASARGHRVLRCSPSPAERHSPYLGLIDLLSSLDDDALGGLAPHERAVLEAALLRSAPGAPDPGDPGGPGGFPGGGSGLVAGTGLAAGTGLVAGAGAGAGAGAGLVGRSAAAAGILPPAMVLPPAMVRPSAMDLPSGVALPSPMTRRATEAGPATATAPATDRDALVLRIAVRKALTRLSADGPLLLVVDDAQWLDAPTADILRFLARRCGPGPDPRPRVLVALRTGMSGDGPGHPGDRADGTGSAREAQELCPPPARRIPVPPLTAHETAELLDAHDQPSWPRPLLARLHRASGGNPRTALELSAALDEHVRIHGADLPGPTDPLPVPDSLRRPLLDRIDALPAGARRTLVTAGAAVRPTVELLRRAGRPHAESDVDTCVRHGLLDLPRTSDHGALRFLDPLTPVVLRTVTPYDQLKKTHRALADASDDPVERAHHIARLAAGPDPAVAAGLDAAARIARRRGAPRTAARLGRMAAEYTPAGQTGVDIDRRLTAAEDGIEAGDFDFARQLAYEVLGEADRPADRVRAWNVVIDSCGQAMAEIADVFPEAVRDAGRDPGLLAQLHYRMSWRAWMVGGCAARAREHAVRAAELAARTGDRRTELMALTQQAALELFLGLPQAEATLVAALAAPHDVHAMTHHNGPVYLKHRFHLVRDELDEARAELRTLVYTLRQRGSADSLSQCLNGLAQVELLRGRCRPALALARQSLRITEEAGLSQGPAWYTLALAETAGGTLGQALAAAESARRHSEDDDDRLFLPRALHAEGRIRLFGGQPHQAAELLARTGSLETAQGQRDPATRRWHADLAEALALTGATDEARAVIARARRQAERLGRPGVLATLDRAAATVDAARGDLDRAVTGHERAAARLHAAGYPLEEARTRLALARLHRRRADEPAARTAFADALRVFTRAGARSWVTLTRTERDRPVPTPLPETPSWSEHLTSTERNVVTRAAQGATNRQIATGLALSVKTVEAALTRAYRKLGAQSRVEITRIILGGAGG; this is encoded by the coding sequence ATGACCGAGCCGACCACCCTGCCGACGGACGGCCCGGCACGACGGCGGCCGCCCGCCGTCGCCCGCGGCGCCCTCTGCGACACCGTCCGGGCCCAGCTGACCGACCGCGGTGGCGTGCTCCTCACCGGACCCGCGGGCATCGGCCGCACCACCGTCGTCACCGAACTGGTCACCGAGGCGAGCGCCCGCGGCCACCGGGTCCTGCGCTGCTCGCCGTCCCCGGCCGAGCGGCACAGCCCCTACCTCGGCCTCATCGACCTGCTGTCCTCGCTCGACGACGACGCCCTCGGCGGACTCGCCCCCCACGAGCGGGCCGTGCTCGAAGCGGCGCTGCTGCGCAGTGCGCCGGGCGCGCCGGACCCGGGGGACCCTGGGGGCCCGGGGGGCTTCCCCGGCGGCGGGAGCGGCCTCGTGGCGGGAACGGGCCTCGCGGCGGGGACGGGGCTGGTCGCAGGGGCAGGGGCAGGGGCAGGAGCAGGGGCGGGGCTGGTCGGGAGGTCCGCTGCGGCGGCGGGAATCCTTCCACCCGCCATGGTCCTCCCGCCCGCCATGGTCCGTCCGTCCGCCATGGACCTTCCGTCCGGCGTGGCCCTCCCGTCCCCGATGACCCGTCGGGCCACCGAGGCCGGCCCGGCCACCGCGACCGCTCCGGCCACCGACCGCGACGCGCTCGTCCTGCGCATCGCCGTCCGCAAGGCCCTCACCCGGCTGAGCGCCGACGGGCCGCTCCTGCTGGTCGTCGACGACGCGCAGTGGCTGGACGCGCCGACCGCCGACATCCTCCGGTTCCTCGCCCGGCGCTGCGGCCCCGGCCCCGACCCGCGCCCCCGTGTCCTCGTCGCCCTGCGCACGGGCATGTCAGGGGACGGCCCCGGACACCCCGGCGACCGCGCGGACGGCACCGGGAGCGCGCGCGAGGCACAGGAGCTGTGCCCGCCGCCGGCCCGCAGGATCCCCGTACCGCCGCTCACCGCCCACGAGACCGCCGAACTGCTCGACGCGCACGACCAGCCCTCCTGGCCGCGACCGCTCCTCGCCCGCCTGCACCGGGCCAGCGGCGGCAACCCCCGTACCGCCCTGGAGCTGAGCGCCGCCCTCGACGAACACGTGCGCATCCACGGCGCCGACCTGCCAGGGCCCACCGACCCGCTGCCCGTCCCGGACTCCCTGCGCCGCCCGCTCCTGGACCGGATCGACGCCCTGCCCGCCGGCGCCCGGCGCACCCTGGTCACCGCAGGCGCCGCCGTCCGCCCCACCGTGGAACTGCTGCGCCGCGCCGGGCGCCCGCACGCCGAGTCCGACGTGGACACCTGCGTACGCCACGGCCTGCTGGACCTCCCGCGGACCTCCGACCACGGCGCCCTCAGGTTCCTGGACCCGCTGACCCCCGTGGTGCTCCGCACGGTGACCCCCTACGACCAGCTGAAGAAGACGCACCGGGCGCTCGCCGACGCCTCCGACGACCCCGTCGAACGCGCCCACCACATCGCCCGGCTCGCGGCGGGCCCCGACCCGGCCGTGGCCGCCGGCCTGGACGCCGCCGCCCGCATCGCCCGCCGCCGCGGCGCACCCAGGACCGCGGCGCGACTCGGCCGGATGGCCGCCGAGTACACGCCCGCCGGCCAGACAGGCGTCGACATCGACCGCCGCCTGACCGCCGCCGAGGACGGCATCGAGGCCGGCGACTTCGACTTCGCCCGCCAGCTCGCCTACGAGGTCCTGGGCGAGGCGGACCGCCCCGCCGACCGGGTACGCGCCTGGAACGTGGTCATCGACTCCTGTGGCCAGGCGATGGCCGAGATCGCCGACGTCTTCCCGGAGGCCGTACGTGACGCGGGACGCGACCCCGGTCTGCTCGCCCAGCTCCACTACCGGATGAGCTGGCGCGCCTGGATGGTCGGCGGCTGCGCGGCCCGCGCCCGGGAGCACGCCGTACGCGCCGCCGAACTCGCCGCCCGCACCGGCGACCGCCGCACCGAACTCATGGCCCTCACCCAGCAGGCCGCCCTGGAACTCTTCCTCGGCCTGCCTCAGGCCGAGGCCACCCTCGTCGCCGCCCTGGCCGCACCGCACGACGTGCACGCCATGACGCACCACAACGGGCCCGTCTACCTCAAACACCGCTTCCACCTGGTACGCGACGAACTGGACGAGGCCCGCGCCGAACTGCGCACCCTCGTCTACACGCTGCGCCAGCGCGGCTCGGCCGACAGCCTCAGCCAGTGCCTCAACGGCCTCGCCCAGGTCGAACTCCTGCGCGGCCGCTGCCGACCGGCCCTCGCCCTCGCCCGGCAGAGCCTGCGCATCACCGAGGAGGCCGGGCTCAGCCAGGGCCCCGCCTGGTACACGCTCGCGCTCGCCGAGACCGCGGGCGGCACCCTCGGCCAGGCCCTCGCCGCGGCCGAGAGCGCCCGCCGGCACAGCGAGGACGACGACGACCGGCTCTTCCTGCCCCGCGCCCTGCACGCCGAGGGCCGGATCAGGCTCTTCGGCGGCCAGCCCCACCAAGCGGCCGAACTCCTCGCCCGCACCGGCTCGCTGGAGACCGCCCAGGGCCAGCGCGACCCCGCCACCCGACGCTGGCACGCCGACCTCGCCGAGGCCCTGGCCCTCACCGGCGCCACCGACGAGGCCCGCGCGGTCATCGCCCGCGCCCGCCGCCAGGCCGAACGCCTCGGCCGCCCCGGCGTCCTCGCCACCCTCGACCGCGCCGCCGCCACCGTCGACGCCGCCCGCGGCGACCTCGACCGCGCGGTCACCGGCCACGAGAGGGCCGCCGCCCGCCTCCACGCCGCCGGCTACCCCCTCGAAGAGGCCCGCACCCGCCTCGCCCTCGCCCGCCTCCACCGCCGCCGCGCCGACGAACCCGCCGCCCGCACCGCCTTCGCCGACGCCCTGCGCGTCTTCACCCGCGCCGGCGCCCGCTCCTGGGTCACCCTCACCCGCACCGAACGCGACCGCCCGGTCCCCACCCCCCTCCCCGAGACCCCCTCCTGGTCCGAACACCTCACCTCCACCGAACGCAACGTCGTCACCCGAGCCGCCCAGGGCGCCACCAACCGCCAGATAGCCACGGGCCTGGCCCTCAGCGTCAAGACAGTGGAAGCAGCCCTGACCCGCGCCTACCGGAAACTGGGCGCGCAGTCGCGGGTGGAGATCACTCGGATCATCCTGGGCGGGGCCGGGGGCTAG
- a CDS encoding M4 family metallopeptidase: MDIRRAARLLTVTLACVSASAIALPAALAAPGSQPHPHPSAPAAGPGAFAAAPFTADPAPAVRSRVEDNARKVLADHAGAAHRAAGDAFSVRNLVVDRDGSATVRFDRTYKGLPTYGGDVVVHLKKDGTYASLATGAQTSPTVSTEPELPASRAAKVSRAAFEGRVDSVSASHLAVRMQGSDAALVWETVVSGVRQDQTPSRLHVLVDARTGKVVRTSDEVDTFAARQTAGPAGTARATGSAPAQAGAAAATATGRSIYSGQVSLDVSQSGSGYSMQDPVHGNGYTTNLNHATSGTGSVFTSSSGTFGNGTNSDPASAGVDAHYGAAKTFDYYKNVQGRNGIFGDGRGVPSRTHYGNAYVNAFWDGSQMTYGDGQGNSRPLVELDVAGHEMSHGVSGALTGWDETGETGGMNEGTSDIFGTMVEFYADNPVDTPDYTMGELINISGDNRPLRYMYNPSLDGQSPNCWNSSNGSLDPHYSMGPLNHWFFLLAVGSGDHGYGNSPTCNSSTVAGIGNDKAAKIWYKALASYANSSENYHQARIDSLKAAADLYGAHCTEYNTVEAAWAAVSVTGADPVPGPGNCGGQPGSPTVTSPGNQNGTVGTAVSLQIQASDPGGKTLSYSATGLPAGLSIDSSTGSITGTPTTAGTFSVTVTAKNTDNATGSASFTWTITGGGTPPQGCGNLPAWSATTAYAPGDQVSYNGHKWSSQWYSTGAEPGAPGSWAVWTDQGAC; this comes from the coding sequence ATGGACATACGAAGAGCCGCGCGACTTCTCACGGTCACTCTGGCCTGCGTGTCCGCGTCCGCCATCGCCCTGCCCGCCGCCCTGGCGGCCCCGGGGTCGCAGCCGCATCCGCATCCCTCCGCCCCGGCCGCCGGGCCGGGCGCCTTCGCCGCGGCCCCGTTCACGGCCGACCCGGCACCCGCCGTCCGCAGCCGCGTCGAGGACAACGCCCGCAAGGTCCTCGCGGACCACGCGGGCGCCGCCCACCGCGCCGCCGGGGACGCCTTCTCGGTCCGCAACCTGGTGGTGGACCGGGACGGTTCCGCCACCGTCCGCTTCGACCGTACGTACAAGGGGCTGCCGACCTACGGCGGCGACGTCGTCGTGCACCTGAAGAAGGACGGCACCTACGCGTCGCTGGCCACCGGCGCGCAGACGTCCCCGACGGTGTCCACCGAGCCCGAACTGCCCGCCTCCCGCGCCGCGAAGGTGTCGAGGGCGGCGTTCGAGGGCCGCGTCGACTCGGTTTCCGCCTCGCACCTCGCGGTGCGCATGCAGGGCAGCGACGCCGCCCTCGTCTGGGAGACCGTCGTCAGCGGCGTACGCCAGGACCAGACGCCGAGCCGGCTGCACGTCCTGGTGGACGCCCGCACCGGCAAGGTCGTACGGACCAGCGACGAGGTCGACACCTTCGCCGCCCGGCAGACCGCCGGACCGGCGGGTACGGCCCGCGCGACGGGGTCCGCCCCCGCGCAGGCCGGCGCCGCCGCGGCCACCGCCACCGGCCGGTCGATCTACAGCGGCCAGGTCTCCCTGGACGTCAGCCAGTCCGGCAGCGGTTACTCCATGCAGGACCCGGTGCACGGCAACGGCTACACGACCAACCTCAACCACGCGACCAGCGGCACGGGTTCGGTCTTCACCAGCTCCAGCGGCACCTTCGGCAACGGCACCAACAGCGACCCCGCCTCGGCCGGCGTGGACGCGCACTACGGCGCCGCGAAGACGTTCGACTACTACAAGAACGTCCAGGGCCGCAACGGCATCTTCGGCGACGGCCGGGGCGTGCCGTCGCGCACCCACTACGGCAACGCCTACGTGAACGCCTTCTGGGACGGCTCCCAGATGACGTACGGCGACGGCCAGGGCAACTCCCGCCCGCTGGTCGAACTCGACGTCGCCGGGCACGAGATGAGCCACGGCGTCAGCGGCGCGCTCACCGGCTGGGACGAGACCGGTGAGACCGGCGGCATGAACGAGGGCACCAGCGACATCTTCGGCACCATGGTCGAGTTCTACGCCGACAACCCGGTGGACACGCCCGACTACACCATGGGCGAGCTCATCAACATCAGCGGCGACAACCGCCCGCTGCGCTACATGTACAACCCGTCCCTGGACGGCCAGTCGCCCAACTGCTGGAACAGCAGCAACGGCAGCCTGGACCCGCACTACTCGATGGGCCCGCTCAACCACTGGTTCTTCCTGCTGGCCGTCGGCAGCGGCGACCACGGCTACGGCAACAGCCCGACCTGCAACAGCTCCACGGTGGCCGGCATCGGCAACGACAAGGCCGCCAAGATCTGGTACAAGGCGCTGGCCTCCTACGCCAACAGCAGCGAGAACTACCACCAGGCCCGGATCGACTCGCTGAAGGCCGCCGCCGACCTGTACGGCGCGCACTGCACCGAGTACAACACCGTCGAGGCCGCCTGGGCGGCGGTCAGCGTCACCGGCGCCGACCCGGTCCCCGGTCCCGGCAACTGCGGCGGCCAGCCCGGCTCGCCGACGGTGACCAGCCCCGGCAACCAGAACGGCACGGTGGGCACCGCGGTCTCCCTCCAGATCCAGGCGAGCGACCCCGGCGGCAAGACGCTCAGCTACAGCGCCACGGGCCTGCCCGCGGGGCTGTCGATCGACTCCTCCACCGGCAGCATCACCGGCACGCCGACCACCGCAGGCACCTTCTCGGTGACCGTCACGGCGAAGAACACCGACAACGCCACCGGCTCGGCCTCCTTCACCTGGACCATCACCGGCGGCGGCACCCCGCCGCAGGGCTGCGGCAACCTGCCGGCCTGGAGCGCGACCACCGCCTACGCACCGGGCGACCAGGTCTCGTACAACGGCCACAAGTGGTCCTCGCAGTGGTACTCGACCGGCGCCGAACCGGGCGCGCCCGGCTCCTGGGCCGTCTGGACGGACCAGGGCGCCTGCTGA
- a CDS encoding DUF7873 family protein, producing the protein MTKLNQIIAVEKGVKSKALQDSAAAHQKVQKPVLLAGISRTYQPKDEEGEQLPPESSRVQVKAEEILRDMSASLTRLFDVTATKDWANRTACADVTVDGRTILAEVPVGYLLFLEKQLTELHAFVKKLPVLDAAESWSLDPSTDWWKTDPVRTIRTKKVPRNHVKAEATEKHPAQVEVYYEDVPIGYWTTVKFSGALPARRVNELLERVEKLQQAVKFAREEANGTEITDQRTGEAVFGYLFA; encoded by the coding sequence GTGACCAAGCTGAATCAGATCATCGCCGTGGAGAAGGGCGTCAAGAGCAAAGCGCTCCAGGACAGTGCGGCGGCGCACCAGAAGGTGCAGAAGCCGGTGCTGCTCGCCGGGATCTCGCGGACGTACCAGCCGAAGGACGAGGAGGGCGAGCAGCTGCCGCCCGAGTCCTCGCGGGTGCAGGTGAAGGCCGAGGAGATCCTGCGGGACATGTCGGCGTCCCTGACGCGGCTGTTCGACGTGACCGCGACGAAGGACTGGGCGAACCGCACGGCGTGCGCGGACGTCACGGTGGACGGCCGGACGATCCTCGCCGAGGTCCCGGTCGGCTACCTCCTCTTCCTGGAGAAGCAGCTCACCGAGCTGCACGCCTTCGTCAAGAAGCTCCCGGTGCTGGACGCGGCCGAGTCCTGGTCGCTGGACCCGTCGACGGACTGGTGGAAGACCGACCCGGTCCGCACGATCCGTACGAAGAAGGTGCCGCGCAACCACGTCAAGGCGGAGGCCACCGAGAAGCACCCGGCCCAGGTCGAGGTGTACTACGAGGACGTGCCGATCGGTTACTGGACCACGGTGAAGTTCTCCGGCGCCCTGCCCGCCCGCCGGGTGAACGAGCTGCTGGAGCGGGTGGAGAAGCTCCAGCAGGCGGTGAAGTTCGCCCGCGAGGAGGCCAACGGCACGGAGATCACCGACCAGCGGACCGGGGAGGCGGTGTTCGGCTACCTGTTCGCCTGA